Proteins from a genomic interval of Ciona intestinalis chromosome 9, KH, whole genome shotgun sequence:
- the LOC100179505 gene encoding uncharacterized protein C7orf57 homolog: MSAESGDYMKPASQIPGLSDIMPEDESEKRKNYIKSTDSDYVKLSKQGGAKDLLTINSNVKNDAPVDYPKSEWFGHHGMDDQEQQKTLAERQWKAPDYMVYSQDAKPSSGNRGAVVDAEKPRALTAREERLLIQAKYQGTSVPYQSDNLSYWERKEEPPLRSRRHK, encoded by the exons atGTCAGCAGAAAGTGGTGACTACATGAAACCAGCTTCACAAATTCCTGGGTTGTCCGACATCATGCCAGAGGATGAAAGCGAAAA GAGGAAGAATTACATCAAGTCCACGGATTCTGATTACGTGAAGCTATCCAAGCAAGGAGGAGCCAAGGATTTGCTTACTATTAACTca AATGTAAAGAACGACGCTCCAGTTGATTATCCAAAGTCTGAATGGTTCGGTCACCATGGGATGGACGACCAGGAGCAGCAAAAAAC GCTGGCTGAGCGTCAATGGAAAGCACCAGATTACATGGTTTATTCACAAGATGCCAAACCATCATCTGGGAATCGTGGTGCTGTAGTTGATGCGGAGAAGCCACGTGCGCTGACAGCTCGCGAAGAGCGATTGTTGATACAAGCCAAATATCAAGGAACATCTGTGCCATACCAGTCTGATAATTTATCCTACTGGGAAAGGAAAGAAGAACCTCCATTAAGGAGCAGACGTCATAAGtag